tttaatgtctgcagtggaaaataaaggaaacatTATATAGTGCATGGTGGAAGCCACACAGAAGTTTGAAATCTTGGCTGAACTGAGCACAATATTTTAATTTATCCAAAGTCTGGACTACATTTTAGTGATTAAATTCATTTAGAGATGCAACCTGTGTCTCACTAAATCTCCCATGCTTCTCATCTTATTACGAAGAATCCAGATAGTTTGGCTCATGCATTTTAAAATCCACTGTGGCAGCACCTTATGAAAAATCATCTCTGCAAAAATCATTTTTAGATACTGCAGATAATAATTCCATGTGATACATAAAAGCTTGTTTATATCTCTGCTGTGATGAGCGAGCTGAACTCTCTGCTGCAACTGCTCCCTTTTACACGTTTGGTAATTTCTCTTGCTGAGAAGTCGGTCTGTGGTTCAGCGTTACTTTTATGCATAATAAGACAGATTTATTTCATATTAAATAAGTGCGAAGAGTTCTAGTAGTAGTAATTAGGTATTTAAGAAGAGTGATCCTGCTCAGGTTTAAGTTTTTGTGGTAATATAATCATAAAGTGATATCATTTCTTGCAGGGTTTGTATGATAATAATGGGTTTATCTTAAATATTGATTTTAGTATTACAAATTGTGGATCAGGACATTAATTGATGAATGTATTTGTCTTTGATTCGGTCTGACCATGTTCATGATTTGAGTGGCCGTGGCTGCGTCTGCCTCTGGGATGTAGAAActtgctggagctgctgctgctgtgtctgattcGCTGCATCTGAATCTGCTCCCACAATTCAACAGGCaacaaaggaagaaaggaagaggCCGTAAGCTACAAAGTGTTAGCCAACCTGAGCAGAAAGATGTCACCGTATTGTTTCGTTCTGGTCGGGAATTTAGACCCGCATGTTTAGAGAAATATCAGCTCCGGCCATATAATCGCTTCATGTTTTCGTTCGGGTGCAAAGGCTGACTAAAAAGAAGGTAATGGCAATGTTTTCGACTGATAAAGCTAACAGAGCTAGCTGGCTGAGGTAGAAAGCTAGCATTAGCCACGCTAACATTAGCCAATATTCGTCAGGGAGCGAACCTTTAAATGACCGTGTTGTACAAGACCAACACCGTCGGGTTCTGTATGTCCAAATAATAAGCTAACGTGACCAGGTAAGAGACAGTATCTTGCACGTTTATAGAGACATTTATAGAATTTAAATTCACTTTTAAAGTTGCTAACACACTAACTGGTTGGTAGCTATTACGTGTTAGCATACAAGCAAGCTCACATCTGTTAAATTGGTAAACAATAACGTATAATTTTCATGATATCTTACTCTTGTTCTATTTAAACTGCACCTATCAAATAGTAGTCGGAGCAATAAGAGCCACAGTATTGCCGTTAAAGTGAGAAAAGTAAAAAGCTAACAAGCGCAGCTATGCTAAAGACATGCTGCTATGTCCGCAGGCCTTTCCAGGTCAGGACAAGCCTGGCtaacttttagtttttacacACCAGTTTAAATTGTCATATAGGTGCATGTTATGTTGTTTTTCCACTTTGTTCAAGTCAAGTTTTAATCCGATATGTAGAATTTACAAATAAGCttgctttgtttttcacagCATCAAATGAGGGGAGGTGGAAGTGGAACTTGACCCAGCCAACTGAGTCACCATTTTCCTGCACATAATGGTGAGTAATCAGATTGCAGCTGTCTTGATTATCAGGCAGTGATGTTTGGGTGTTTTAAGTGGCACATGTCTCTATATACTATAGTCCTGGTTTGCCAAAATTGCCACAGCTTTTCAGTGTTTGTTATTCATTTGACAGAACCATGGCTCTTATACATTATGTGTAGTAACAGTTTAGTGACACATCTTCTAGCTCTGTAACTGTGTAACAAAATTATGTTTGTAAGGTGCAGCTGCTGACTGTCAAATAAGAAGGTTTAAAGGTGGGTTGACTATATTGTGGTAGCAATTGGTAATAGTCAGCAGTGCAGCAAAGCTGTGATGCAAAAcacatagaaaaataaatatatttttacaggCAAAACAGAGGCAGCATCACCTCTGGAAAACTAGCCGTGTACTCACGTTATAAAGAAACTACAACCAAATTTTAACAATAATGTAAATGATTTATGTCTGCATAATTTAGCTGATTAAATGTCCAGCTGCaatttgtgttttcacacaaGTTTGCATGTTAACCTTCAAAATTCAGAATGTCTGCCATCTACTAACTGAGTCTATTTATTTGTGCAATGGTCCTGGTAAGCATTGGCTTTATACAGTATCCAGGATCATAGATATGTTTTCTGCAGTAGCATAACAGAAATCAGAGTACTGTTATGATGATCTGATCTCTGAACATTTTCTGCTGGGAAAAAATAGTGTTTGAAATCTGGTAAACAAAGGAACAACTGGATATAATTGGTCAGAAAAGGTTTTGCAGATTAAAATCAATAGTGCCTGCTAACAGCAAAATTTTTATTATTCAAATAGTCAGGTTGTGTAACTGTTATGCAAAAATGCCATTGAAATTTCTGTGACAAGAATTAACTAATACTTGTGATTTCACATGCAGCAGTGTCACATGTTAAATCCTTTGGATGCATTAAAATATGTAACATATTATGTATATTCAATTACTTAAAGAGAGATTATGAACACAATTTttacaacattttttatttaattatctGCAGGTTTGGATGGCTCCACTGGATGCATGACTTGTTTCTTGTGGCCTGATGGGAGGACGTTGTGGATAGTGCTTTCATCAGGGTACCAGGAGAGCCATCCCATGCCCCCACTTTGGAGGGCCTGCCAGAATGAAGAAGATAAGCCTTAAAACCATCCGAAAGTCCCTCAGCATAAAGGGCAAAGACGAGAGTGACTTTGTCATGCTCCAGCAGCCCTCGGTGACTACAGAGTTTTCGAAGGAAGAGTCACTTTTTGGGGGCTGCTACACCAAAGAGCTTTCTGGCTGTGACCTCgcaggtgaagaagaaaaagggggCCAGAATAAGGGCCGTTCCAAGAGTGAGGGCCTGATGGGATCACTAAAGAGAAGGTTGTCTGCCAAGCAGAAGGCGAAAGTGAAAGGCGGTTCCTCTGCTGTTGGCTCAGTGGATGATGATGACACCTTCTCATCCTCTTCTGTGCCTATCAGCTTCAGTGAAGTGAAAGCACAGAGGCCACTTAGATCTTCATCTTTACGTAGTCACCATTATAGCCCCTCACCCTGGCCTCTGCGGTCTGTCAACTCCGATGATGCCTGTATCAAGATGGAGGTAAAAGTTAAAGCCATGGTTCACTCTCCTAGTCCAAGTCCAAACTTAAATGGCGTCCGGAAAGAATTTCATGATTTCCAGATGGAAGGGCTCTTTCAGGACCAAGCAGAGTCTTTTAAAACTCTCCAACAACCACAAAATGGTGAGCTGCATCTAAATATTGATGAAAATGACGTGCCTGTGGTGCTGGGGTTGACGCCCCAGGACTACATCCAGTACACAATGCCTTTAGATGAGGGAATGTACCCGGAAGGGTCCCACTCCTGCCTGGATAGCTCCTCTCCTATGGAGGTGGTGACAGAGGCAGACAGTGGGTCCCTCCTAACAGACCAGGGACCGGAGGAACATGAACTGGTTAGCGGGTTGCCTCCTGATCTCTTCATGGAAGCCTCAGTTAATAGTATTCTCATTGGTTCTGCTGGTCTGATGCTCCAAAGCTCCAGGGTAGAGGTCCCACCTCCGCTCTCTCCACTCCTGCCACCCATGACTAGTAATGGGCACATCCCCAGGACTTTTTCGGGCTTCAGTTCTTCAGACAGCCAGGTAGCTGAGAGGGTAAGACACCACCTCAACTTTGACCCAAATTCAGCCCCTGGGGTCAGTCGGGTATATGACTCAGTGCAGAGCAGCGGGCCCATGGTCGTGACCAGCCTGacggaggagctgaagaagctgGCAAGGCAGGGCTGGTACTGGGGTCCCATCACACGCTGGGAGGCGGAGGAAAAGCTCGTCAATTTGGCTGACGGTTCGTTCCTGGTCAGAGACAGTTCCGATGATAGGTACCTGCTCAGCCTGAGTTTCAGGTCACAGGGCAAAACTCTTCACACTCGCATCGAACACTCCAATGGACGCTTCAGCTTCTACGAGCAGCCTGATGTGGAGGGACACACATCTATTGTTGACTTAATCGAACATTCTATTAAAGACTCAGAGAACGGAGCTTTCTGCTATTCCAGGTCTCGCTTACCAGGGTCTGCAACCTACCCTGTCAGACTAACCAACCCGGTATCCCGGTTTATGCAAGTGCGCTCCCTGCAGTACCTTTGCCGTTTCGTCATCAGACAATACACAAGAATAGACCTGATCCAAAATCTACCATTACCTAACAAAATGAAAGATTATCTGCAGGAGAAGCACTACTGaggacacagacaggacagcggtagcaatttgcacttttgtgttCAGTTAAGAGATTTAAACAAGGTTTACAGACAACCACAGTTTTGAGATGATTGGTTCCGATGGCTCTTGATTTATGTCCAGTGGCCCTGTCACTGTGTAGTCCTCCATTCCACTGTTCCGGgatcgtcttttttttttttttttttttcgctggTTTTTGGAGGCCCTACTTCCAGAAATATAGGCCAGCACATAATCTATTGCAACAATATAGCAGAGATATACAGCCAAGTAGTTGAATACATTAAGTGCAGACATTAGGCACTTGTGATGTATGGATACATGTAATAACCAGCTGTGCAAGTAGAGCAGTTTCATAAATTTAGTATGCGCATTAAAGTTGGGCcaagaaggaaaaaataaaattctctgAATTTAAATTTTATCCACTAAAACGTACATTggacagatgatttttttttatagtggACAGGTATTGCTACATTAATTTAAAAGTCCCAGCAGACTGACAGATTTAGTTGTTACCATCTCTTTGATCCAGATCAAACACCGTATTAAAGCATTATCTTTAATGGCATGTGACAACTGATGCTGTGTTCCAGTATTTAAATGGTTCTGGCTTTGTCTTTGCCAATTGGGTAAGTTTCATCTGTACTAATGTACGAAACGGTCATTAATAAGacattattatttacatatatGTAGTAAaaattgtgtaaaaacaaaacaaaaaaaggaatccCTTTCAGAGGCAGGAATTTACAACCTTAAGACAACTGTGAAGTAAGAATTGGTTTTCTTAAAGGTATTCTTAAAAGATATCCAGaatttgtcagtctgtcagagGTTTTAAACAGTAAGGTCAATGATGTAGCTTTAAGTCTCATGGCTGCATGTAGCCATTATACATTGTGCAAGCCTAAAAGGTACTAATAATGCTGGATTTTAATGTGCTGTTCATAGAAACAGCATCAAGTTAATGTATAAACCTTTTTCAAAAATATGTTACCAGTAaatttgtctgcatttggaaTGTTACAGAAACTGCACTGCAGCTCAGGCCTAACTACTTTGTCAATATCTGTAATGCTTGTATCTGCATGTAGTAAAGGCTTTAAGACTGTCAATTAAAGGCACTGTAGGGTTACTCTAAACGAGAGATGTCACAGTAAAAAGGGTGAGTGAGTTTGGCTGTTGTTGTTAAAGCTCGT
This portion of the Parambassis ranga chromosome 20, fParRan2.1, whole genome shotgun sequence genome encodes:
- the socs6a gene encoding suppressor of cytokine signaling 6, which produces MKKISLKTIRKSLSIKGKDESDFVMLQQPSVTTEFSKEESLFGGCYTKELSGCDLAGEEEKGGQNKGRSKSEGLMGSLKRRLSAKQKAKVKGGSSAVGSVDDDDTFSSSSVPISFSEVKAQRPLRSSSLRSHHYSPSPWPLRSVNSDDACIKMEVKVKAMVHSPSPSPNLNGVRKEFHDFQMEGLFQDQAESFKTLQQPQNGELHLNIDENDVPVVLGLTPQDYIQYTMPLDEGMYPEGSHSCLDSSSPMEVVTEADSGSLLTDQGPEEHELVSGLPPDLFMEASVNSILIGSAGLMLQSSRVEVPPPLSPLLPPMTSNGHIPRTFSGFSSSDSQVAERVRHHLNFDPNSAPGVSRVYDSVQSSGPMVVTSLTEELKKLARQGWYWGPITRWEAEEKLVNLADGSFLVRDSSDDRYLLSLSFRSQGKTLHTRIEHSNGRFSFYEQPDVEGHTSIVDLIEHSIKDSENGAFCYSRSRLPGSATYPVRLTNPVSRFMQVRSLQYLCRFVIRQYTRIDLIQNLPLPNKMKDYLQEKHY